The following proteins are co-located in the Solanum pennellii chromosome 8, SPENNV200 genome:
- the LOC107028426 gene encoding probable phosphoinositide phosphatase SAC9 isoform X1, whose protein sequence is MDSPAGRLRDTSVVVVTLESSEVYIIVSLSSRTDTQVIYVDPTTGSLRYNAKTGYDIFNSQNEALDYVTNGSKWLCKSTTYARAVLGYASLGSYGLLLVATKLSVSIPNLPGGGCIYTVTETQWIKISLQNPQPLGKGETKNVQEVMELDIDGKHYFCESRDITRPFPSRMPLLNPDDEFVWNKWFSMPFKKIGLPEHCVVLLQGFAESRSFGSLGQQEGVVALTARRSRLHPGTRYLARGLNSCYSTGNEVECEQLVWVPKRAVQSVPFNTYIWRRGTIPMWWGAELKLTAAEAEIYVANRDPYKGSAQYYQRLTKRYDARNLDIAASGNQRKSAFVPIICVNLLRNGEGKSESILVQHFEESLNYIRSIGKLPHTRVHLINYDWHASVKLKGEQQTIEGLWYLLKAPSVAISITEGDYLPSLQRIKDCKGEVIYSDDIDGAFCLRSHQNGVIRYNCADSLDRTNAASFFGALQVFMEQCRRLGISLDSDLAYGYQSYNNNGGYTAPLPPGWEKRTDAVTGKTYFIDHNTRTTTWNHPCPDKPWKRFDMTFDDFKRSTILSPVSQLADLFLLAGDIHATLYTGSKAMHSQILSIFNEEAGKFKQFSAAQNMKITLQRRYKNAVVDSSRQKQLEIFLGLRLFKHFPSIPIQPLYVASRPTGCFLKPIVNMFPISDGGASLLSFKRKTMTWVTPQATDVLELFIYLGEPCHVCQLLLTIAHGSDDSTFPSTVDVRTGRYLDGLKLVLEGASIPQCANGTNILIPLSGPISAEDMAITGAGARLHAQDASTLPLMYDFEELEGEVDFLTRVVALTFYPTADGGGPITLGEIEILGVCLPWRYILKHEGSGTGFSKQAETHHDVTNPFLTEPGENPFASSLTTGTQTNSSADLWVDLLTGESRISDSNRQPVAETVFHGGDDLLDFLDDAFVQQPKEANIFLNSTSKGLTDNNTQRYLDCFKLLVGPKMERKISYMAAMKLEIERFRLNLSAAERDRALLSIGVDPASINPNLLLDNSRMGGFCRVANVLALLGQASLEDKITASVGLEIADDSAVDFWNIAGIGERCIGGACQVHYEDGPVLNVPSVSSTSAAAQTSFVCSECERKVCKVCCAGKGALLLAMFNSKEVPSYNGVSSQGGAIYVNSVDLSSNHSMTLDGVICRACCIDVVLEALMLDYIRVLVGQRRKARADSSAQKAVDHVIKFTLGDCQSTPTAYPELLNGEESLAEFPFASFLHPVETAPGSAPFMSLLAPLNSGAQDSFWRAPPSASSVDFVIVLGDLSDVCGVVLLVSPCGYSMADTPVVQIWASSKIHKEERSCVGKWDMRSMITSSSELCGQEKSSEVPRHVKFSFRNPVRCRIIWITLRLQKVGSSSVNFEKDFSHLSVEENPFAEPVRRASFGGPVESDPCLHAKRILVVGSPLRKDVGAPSQGSDQINTSNLLDKGPPLNRFKVPIEVERLTENDLVLEQFLPPVSPMLAGFRLDGFSAIKPRVTHSPPSQVNPWDVSSFILEDRFISPAVLYIQVSAFQEPHNMVIIAEYRLPEVKAGTAMYFDFPRQVSTRRISFRLLGDVGAFTDDPSEQDDSDARVRIVAAGLSLANRIKLYYYADPYELGKWASLSAV, encoded by the exons ATGGATTCACCTG CTGGACGTCTGCGGGATACatctgttgttgttgttactctGGAATCTAGTGAAGTATACATTATTGTTAGTTTGTCTTCAAGGACGGATACACAGGTGATCTATGTTGATCCCACAACTGGGAGTCTTCGCTATAATGCAAAGACAGGATATGATATTTTCAATTCTCAAAATGAAGCCTTAGATTATGTGACGAATGGTTCAAAATGGCTGTGCAAGAGTACAACCTATGCCAGAGCTGTGCTAGGCTATGCTTCTCTTGGGAGCTATGGTTTACTTCTTGTTGCGACAAAGTTATCGGTCAGCATTCCGAATTTGCCTGGGGGTGGATGTATATATACTGTAACAGAGACCCAATGGATCAAGATTTCACTTCAAAACCCTCAGCCACTGGGCAAAGGTGAAACTAAGAATGTTCAAGAAGTGATGGAGCTTGATATTGATGGCAAGCATTATTTTTGTGAATCGCGTGATATTACTAGACCTTTTCCAAGTCGTATGCCCTTGCTGAACCCTGATGATGAATTTGTGTGGAATAAATGGTTTTCAATGCCCTTCAAAAAGATAGGACTTCCAGAGCATTGTGTTGTTCTTCTGCAG GGCTTTGCAGAATCCCGAAGTTTTGGAAGCTTAGGTCAGCAAGAAGGGGTTGTTGCCCTCACTGCTCGACGTAGTAGGCTCCATCCTGGGACTCGGTATCTAGCAAGAGGCTTGAATTCTTGCTATAGTACAG GCAATGAAGTTGAATGTGAGCAACTTGTATGGGTTCCCAAAAGGGCTGTTCAAAGTGTTCCTTTCAATACTTACATCTGGAGAAGAGGCACTATTCCTATGTGGTGGGGTGCGGAGTTGAAGTTGACTGCTGCAGAAGCAGAAATCTATGTCGCCAATCGTGATCCTTATAAAGGAAGTGCTCAATACTATCAAAGGTTAACTAAGAGATATGATGCACGAAACCTAGATATAGCTGCTAGTGGAAACCAGCGAAAGAGTGCTTTTGTTCCAATTATATGTGTCAACTTGCTTAGGAATGGTGAAGGAAAATCAGAATCGATTTTGGTTCAGCATTTTGAGGAATCTTTGAATTATATTAGATCAATTGGAAAACTACCTCATACTCGGGTTCATTTAATAAACTATGATTGGCATGCCAGTGTGAAGTTGAAAGGAGAACAACAAACAATTGAAGGACTCTGGTACCTTCTAAAAGCACCATCAGTTGCTATTAGCATCACTGAAGGGGATTATCTGCCTTCTCTTCAGCGCATCAAAGATTGCAAAGGTGAAGTAATTTATAGCGATGACATTGATGGAGCATTCTGCTTAAGATCACATCAAAATGGAGTGATACGTTACAATTGCGCTGATTCCTTGGATAGGACCAATGCTGCTAGTTTCTTTGGTGCCCTCCAGGTTTTTATGGAGCAGTGCAGACGGTTAGGTATATCACTTGACAGTGATTTGGCATATGGTTATCAGTCATATAATAACAATGGGGGATACACAGCTCCATTACCCCCTGGCTGGGAGAAACGGACTGACGCTGTAACTgggaaaacatattttattgatCACAATACAAGGACAACTACTTGGAATCATCCCTGTCCAGATAAACCCTGGAAGAGATTTGATATGACATTCGATGACTTCAAGAGATCGACAATCTTATCACCTGTCTCACAATTAGCAGATTTATTTTTGCTTGCTGGTGACATCCATGCAACATTGTATACTGGCTCCAAAGCTATGCACAGCCAAATTCTTAGCATATTTAATGAAGAAGCAGGCAAATTTAAACAGTTCTCTGCTGCACAGAATATGAAAATTACTCTTCAGAGAAGATATAAGAATGCTGTTGTAGATAGTTCTCGTCAGAAGCAACTAGAGATTTTTCTTGGATTAAGGCTTTTCAAGCATTTTCCATCAATTCCAATCCAGCCATTATAT GTCGCTTCCCGTCCCACTGGATGCTTTCTAAAGCCAATTGTGAATATGTTTCCGATTTCCGATGGTGGAGCAAGTCTTCTtagttttaaaagaaaaacaatgacATGG GTTACTCCACAGGCGACTGATGTACTTGAACTTTTTATTTACCTTGGCGAGCCTTGTCATGTTTGTCAGCTACTTCTCACTATTGCACATGGTTCTGATGATTCAACGTTCCCATCAACAGTTGATGTCAGGACAGGGCGTTATCTGGATGGACTTAAACTTGTTCTGGAG GGAGCTTCTATTCCTCAGTGTGCAAATGGGACAAATATTTTGATTCCATTGTCGGGACCAATTAGTGCAGAGGACATGGCTATCACTGGTGCAGGTGCACGCCTTCATGCCCAAGATGCATCCACGCTTCCATTAATGTATGATTTTGAGGAACTTGAAGGAGAAGTGGATTTTCTTACTCGTGTTGTTGCACTCACATTTTATCCTACTGCGGATGGTGGAGGTCCTATAACTCTCGGTGAG ATTGAGATACTTGGAGTATGTCTTCCATGGAGGTACATATTGAAACATGAAGGCTCTGGCACTGGATTTTCTAAACAAGCAGAAACCCATCATGATGTTACTAATCCTTTTCTGACTGAGCCCGGGGAAAATCCTTTCGCTTCTTCTTTAACCACTGGTACACAAACGAACTCGTCTGCTGACTTATGGGTAGACCTTTTAACAGGTGAAAGCAGAATTTCAGATTCTAACAGGCAGCCAGTGGCTGAAACTGTCTTCCATGGCGGAGATGACCTGCTTGACTTCTTGGATGATGCTTTTGTCCAACAACCAAAGGAAgctaacatttttttaaacagCACGTCTAAAGGGCTTACTGACAATAACACTCAACGCTATTTGGATTGTTTCAAACTCCTTGTGGGACCCAAAATG GAGAGAAAGATAAGCTACATGGCAGCtatgaaacttgaaattgaaCGCTTCCGCTTGAACCTTTCTGCTGCTGAAAGGGATAGGGCATTGTTGTCAATTGGCGTTGACCCTGCTAGTATAAATCCAAATCTACTTCTTGACAATTCTCGTATGGGAGGATTCTGCAGGGTAGCAAATGTCCTTGCTTTGCTTGGACAGGCTTCTCTTGAGGATAAAATTACTGCTTCTGTTGGTCTTGAGATTGCCGATGATAGCGCTGTAGATTTCTGGAATATAGCAGGAATAGGGGAAAGATGTATTGGTGGGGCATGCCAAGTTCATTATGAAGATGGGCCTGTATTGAATGTGCCTTCTGTATCATCAACTTCAGCTGCTGCACAGACCTCTTTTGTGTGTTCTGAATGTGAGAGAAAGGTCTGTAAAGTTTGTTGTGCAGGGAAAGGAGCTCTTTTACTTGCTATGTTTAACTCCAAGGAGGTTCCCAGCTACAATGGTGTGAGCAGCCAGGGGGGAGCAATCTATGTAAACTCAGTTGATTTATCCTCAAATCATTCCATGACACTTGATGGTGTCATTTGCAGAGCCTGCTGCATTGATGTTGTGCTTGAGGCTTTAATGTTGGACTACATCAGGGTTTTGGTTGGCCAGAGGAGAAAAGCCCGTGCAGATAGTTCTGCTCAAAAAGCTGTAGACCATGTCATCAAATTTACTTTGGGGGATTGTCAATCCACACCAACTGCATATCCGGAATTGTTGAATGGAGAGGAATCACTTGCTGAATTTCCTTTTGCAAGCTTTTTGCACCCG GTTGAAACTGCACCAGGATCTGCACCATTCATGTCGTTGCTTGCTCCATTGAATTCTGGAGCACAAGATTCATTTTGGAGAGCTCCTCCCAGTGCTTCCTCTGTTGATTTTGTCATTGTCCTTGGTGATTTATCTGATGTTTGTGGTGTTGTTCTTCTAGTTAGTCCTTGTGGCTACTCGATGGCAGACACTCCTGTT GTTCAGATATGGGCAAGCAGTAAAATACACAAGGAAGAAAGATCATGTGTGGGGAAATGGGATATGAGATCTATGATCACCTCTTCCTCTGAGCTTTGTGGACAAGAGAAGTCCTCTGAAGTGCCTAGACATGTAAAATTTTCTTTCCGTAATCCTGTTCGATGCCGCATTATTTGGATAACTTTGCGTCTACAAAAAGTTGGCTCAAGTTCTGTAAATTTTGAGAAAGACTTCAGTCATTTGTCCGTAGAAGAGAACCCATTCGCGGAACCTGTGAGGCGTGCTTCATTTGGAGGACCAGTTGAAAGTGACCCGTGTCTTCATGCTAAAAGAATCTTGGTGGTTGGAAGCCCATTGAGGAAAGATGTAGGGGCACCAAGTCAAGGCTCTGACCAGATAAATACAAGCAATTTGTTGGATAAAGGTCCTCCACTAAACAGATTTAAG GTTCCAATTGAGGTTGAGAGGTTAACTGAGAACGACCTTGTTTTAGAACAGTTCCTACCCCCAGTTTCACCTATGCTGGCAGGTTTTCGTCTCGATGGTTTTAGTGCAATAAAACCTCGAGTCACCCATTCACCACCTTCACAGGTGAATCCATGGGATGTTTCTTCTTTTATATTGGAGGACAGATTCATAAGTCCAGCTGTATTGTATATTCAAGTATCTGCTTTCCAG GAACCACACAATATGGTCATCATTGCAGAATACAGGCTGCCAGAGGTGAAGGCGGGGACAGCAATGTACTTTGATTTTCCTAGACAAGTTAGTACTCGTCGAATCTCATTTCGACTTCTTGGAGATGTTGGTGCATTTACTGATGATCCATCAGAGCAGGATGACTCGGATGCTAGGGTCCGGATTGTGGCAGCAGGACTGTCTTTGGCTAATAGAATCAAGCTGTATTATTATGCCGATCCCTACGAGCTCGGAAAATGGGCGAGTCTTTCAGCTGTTTGA
- the LOC107028426 gene encoding probable phosphoinositide phosphatase SAC9 isoform X2 — translation MVFNALQKDRTSRALCCSSAESRSFGSLGQQEGVVALTARRSRLHPGTRYLARGLNSCYSTGNEVECEQLVWVPKRAVQSVPFNTYIWRRGTIPMWWGAELKLTAAEAEIYVANRDPYKGSAQYYQRLTKRYDARNLDIAASGNQRKSAFVPIICVNLLRNGEGKSESILVQHFEESLNYIRSIGKLPHTRVHLINYDWHASVKLKGEQQTIEGLWYLLKAPSVAISITEGDYLPSLQRIKDCKGEVIYSDDIDGAFCLRSHQNGVIRYNCADSLDRTNAASFFGALQVFMEQCRRLGISLDSDLAYGYQSYNNNGGYTAPLPPGWEKRTDAVTGKTYFIDHNTRTTTWNHPCPDKPWKRFDMTFDDFKRSTILSPVSQLADLFLLAGDIHATLYTGSKAMHSQILSIFNEEAGKFKQFSAAQNMKITLQRRYKNAVVDSSRQKQLEIFLGLRLFKHFPSIPIQPLYVASRPTGCFLKPIVNMFPISDGGASLLSFKRKTMTWVTPQATDVLELFIYLGEPCHVCQLLLTIAHGSDDSTFPSTVDVRTGRYLDGLKLVLEGASIPQCANGTNILIPLSGPISAEDMAITGAGARLHAQDASTLPLMYDFEELEGEVDFLTRVVALTFYPTADGGGPITLGEIEILGVCLPWRYILKHEGSGTGFSKQAETHHDVTNPFLTEPGENPFASSLTTGTQTNSSADLWVDLLTGESRISDSNRQPVAETVFHGGDDLLDFLDDAFVQQPKEANIFLNSTSKGLTDNNTQRYLDCFKLLVGPKMERKISYMAAMKLEIERFRLNLSAAERDRALLSIGVDPASINPNLLLDNSRMGGFCRVANVLALLGQASLEDKITASVGLEIADDSAVDFWNIAGIGERCIGGACQVHYEDGPVLNVPSVSSTSAAAQTSFVCSECERKVCKVCCAGKGALLLAMFNSKEVPSYNGVSSQGGAIYVNSVDLSSNHSMTLDGVICRACCIDVVLEALMLDYIRVLVGQRRKARADSSAQKAVDHVIKFTLGDCQSTPTAYPELLNGEESLAEFPFASFLHPVETAPGSAPFMSLLAPLNSGAQDSFWRAPPSASSVDFVIVLGDLSDVCGVVLLVSPCGYSMADTPVVQIWASSKIHKEERSCVGKWDMRSMITSSSELCGQEKSSEVPRHVKFSFRNPVRCRIIWITLRLQKVGSSSVNFEKDFSHLSVEENPFAEPVRRASFGGPVESDPCLHAKRILVVGSPLRKDVGAPSQGSDQINTSNLLDKGPPLNRFKVPIEVERLTENDLVLEQFLPPVSPMLAGFRLDGFSAIKPRVTHSPPSQVNPWDVSSFILEDRFISPAVLYIQVSAFQEPHNMVIIAEYRLPEVKAGTAMYFDFPRQVSTRRISFRLLGDVGAFTDDPSEQDDSDARVRIVAAGLSLANRIKLYYYADPYELGKWASLSAV, via the exons ATGGTTTTCAATGCCCTTCAAAAAGATAGGACTTCCAGAGCATTGTGTTGTTCTTCTGCAG AATCCCGAAGTTTTGGAAGCTTAGGTCAGCAAGAAGGGGTTGTTGCCCTCACTGCTCGACGTAGTAGGCTCCATCCTGGGACTCGGTATCTAGCAAGAGGCTTGAATTCTTGCTATAGTACAG GCAATGAAGTTGAATGTGAGCAACTTGTATGGGTTCCCAAAAGGGCTGTTCAAAGTGTTCCTTTCAATACTTACATCTGGAGAAGAGGCACTATTCCTATGTGGTGGGGTGCGGAGTTGAAGTTGACTGCTGCAGAAGCAGAAATCTATGTCGCCAATCGTGATCCTTATAAAGGAAGTGCTCAATACTATCAAAGGTTAACTAAGAGATATGATGCACGAAACCTAGATATAGCTGCTAGTGGAAACCAGCGAAAGAGTGCTTTTGTTCCAATTATATGTGTCAACTTGCTTAGGAATGGTGAAGGAAAATCAGAATCGATTTTGGTTCAGCATTTTGAGGAATCTTTGAATTATATTAGATCAATTGGAAAACTACCTCATACTCGGGTTCATTTAATAAACTATGATTGGCATGCCAGTGTGAAGTTGAAAGGAGAACAACAAACAATTGAAGGACTCTGGTACCTTCTAAAAGCACCATCAGTTGCTATTAGCATCACTGAAGGGGATTATCTGCCTTCTCTTCAGCGCATCAAAGATTGCAAAGGTGAAGTAATTTATAGCGATGACATTGATGGAGCATTCTGCTTAAGATCACATCAAAATGGAGTGATACGTTACAATTGCGCTGATTCCTTGGATAGGACCAATGCTGCTAGTTTCTTTGGTGCCCTCCAGGTTTTTATGGAGCAGTGCAGACGGTTAGGTATATCACTTGACAGTGATTTGGCATATGGTTATCAGTCATATAATAACAATGGGGGATACACAGCTCCATTACCCCCTGGCTGGGAGAAACGGACTGACGCTGTAACTgggaaaacatattttattgatCACAATACAAGGACAACTACTTGGAATCATCCCTGTCCAGATAAACCCTGGAAGAGATTTGATATGACATTCGATGACTTCAAGAGATCGACAATCTTATCACCTGTCTCACAATTAGCAGATTTATTTTTGCTTGCTGGTGACATCCATGCAACATTGTATACTGGCTCCAAAGCTATGCACAGCCAAATTCTTAGCATATTTAATGAAGAAGCAGGCAAATTTAAACAGTTCTCTGCTGCACAGAATATGAAAATTACTCTTCAGAGAAGATATAAGAATGCTGTTGTAGATAGTTCTCGTCAGAAGCAACTAGAGATTTTTCTTGGATTAAGGCTTTTCAAGCATTTTCCATCAATTCCAATCCAGCCATTATAT GTCGCTTCCCGTCCCACTGGATGCTTTCTAAAGCCAATTGTGAATATGTTTCCGATTTCCGATGGTGGAGCAAGTCTTCTtagttttaaaagaaaaacaatgacATGG GTTACTCCACAGGCGACTGATGTACTTGAACTTTTTATTTACCTTGGCGAGCCTTGTCATGTTTGTCAGCTACTTCTCACTATTGCACATGGTTCTGATGATTCAACGTTCCCATCAACAGTTGATGTCAGGACAGGGCGTTATCTGGATGGACTTAAACTTGTTCTGGAG GGAGCTTCTATTCCTCAGTGTGCAAATGGGACAAATATTTTGATTCCATTGTCGGGACCAATTAGTGCAGAGGACATGGCTATCACTGGTGCAGGTGCACGCCTTCATGCCCAAGATGCATCCACGCTTCCATTAATGTATGATTTTGAGGAACTTGAAGGAGAAGTGGATTTTCTTACTCGTGTTGTTGCACTCACATTTTATCCTACTGCGGATGGTGGAGGTCCTATAACTCTCGGTGAG ATTGAGATACTTGGAGTATGTCTTCCATGGAGGTACATATTGAAACATGAAGGCTCTGGCACTGGATTTTCTAAACAAGCAGAAACCCATCATGATGTTACTAATCCTTTTCTGACTGAGCCCGGGGAAAATCCTTTCGCTTCTTCTTTAACCACTGGTACACAAACGAACTCGTCTGCTGACTTATGGGTAGACCTTTTAACAGGTGAAAGCAGAATTTCAGATTCTAACAGGCAGCCAGTGGCTGAAACTGTCTTCCATGGCGGAGATGACCTGCTTGACTTCTTGGATGATGCTTTTGTCCAACAACCAAAGGAAgctaacatttttttaaacagCACGTCTAAAGGGCTTACTGACAATAACACTCAACGCTATTTGGATTGTTTCAAACTCCTTGTGGGACCCAAAATG GAGAGAAAGATAAGCTACATGGCAGCtatgaaacttgaaattgaaCGCTTCCGCTTGAACCTTTCTGCTGCTGAAAGGGATAGGGCATTGTTGTCAATTGGCGTTGACCCTGCTAGTATAAATCCAAATCTACTTCTTGACAATTCTCGTATGGGAGGATTCTGCAGGGTAGCAAATGTCCTTGCTTTGCTTGGACAGGCTTCTCTTGAGGATAAAATTACTGCTTCTGTTGGTCTTGAGATTGCCGATGATAGCGCTGTAGATTTCTGGAATATAGCAGGAATAGGGGAAAGATGTATTGGTGGGGCATGCCAAGTTCATTATGAAGATGGGCCTGTATTGAATGTGCCTTCTGTATCATCAACTTCAGCTGCTGCACAGACCTCTTTTGTGTGTTCTGAATGTGAGAGAAAGGTCTGTAAAGTTTGTTGTGCAGGGAAAGGAGCTCTTTTACTTGCTATGTTTAACTCCAAGGAGGTTCCCAGCTACAATGGTGTGAGCAGCCAGGGGGGAGCAATCTATGTAAACTCAGTTGATTTATCCTCAAATCATTCCATGACACTTGATGGTGTCATTTGCAGAGCCTGCTGCATTGATGTTGTGCTTGAGGCTTTAATGTTGGACTACATCAGGGTTTTGGTTGGCCAGAGGAGAAAAGCCCGTGCAGATAGTTCTGCTCAAAAAGCTGTAGACCATGTCATCAAATTTACTTTGGGGGATTGTCAATCCACACCAACTGCATATCCGGAATTGTTGAATGGAGAGGAATCACTTGCTGAATTTCCTTTTGCAAGCTTTTTGCACCCG GTTGAAACTGCACCAGGATCTGCACCATTCATGTCGTTGCTTGCTCCATTGAATTCTGGAGCACAAGATTCATTTTGGAGAGCTCCTCCCAGTGCTTCCTCTGTTGATTTTGTCATTGTCCTTGGTGATTTATCTGATGTTTGTGGTGTTGTTCTTCTAGTTAGTCCTTGTGGCTACTCGATGGCAGACACTCCTGTT GTTCAGATATGGGCAAGCAGTAAAATACACAAGGAAGAAAGATCATGTGTGGGGAAATGGGATATGAGATCTATGATCACCTCTTCCTCTGAGCTTTGTGGACAAGAGAAGTCCTCTGAAGTGCCTAGACATGTAAAATTTTCTTTCCGTAATCCTGTTCGATGCCGCATTATTTGGATAACTTTGCGTCTACAAAAAGTTGGCTCAAGTTCTGTAAATTTTGAGAAAGACTTCAGTCATTTGTCCGTAGAAGAGAACCCATTCGCGGAACCTGTGAGGCGTGCTTCATTTGGAGGACCAGTTGAAAGTGACCCGTGTCTTCATGCTAAAAGAATCTTGGTGGTTGGAAGCCCATTGAGGAAAGATGTAGGGGCACCAAGTCAAGGCTCTGACCAGATAAATACAAGCAATTTGTTGGATAAAGGTCCTCCACTAAACAGATTTAAG GTTCCAATTGAGGTTGAGAGGTTAACTGAGAACGACCTTGTTTTAGAACAGTTCCTACCCCCAGTTTCACCTATGCTGGCAGGTTTTCGTCTCGATGGTTTTAGTGCAATAAAACCTCGAGTCACCCATTCACCACCTTCACAGGTGAATCCATGGGATGTTTCTTCTTTTATATTGGAGGACAGATTCATAAGTCCAGCTGTATTGTATATTCAAGTATCTGCTTTCCAG GAACCACACAATATGGTCATCATTGCAGAATACAGGCTGCCAGAGGTGAAGGCGGGGACAGCAATGTACTTTGATTTTCCTAGACAAGTTAGTACTCGTCGAATCTCATTTCGACTTCTTGGAGATGTTGGTGCATTTACTGATGATCCATCAGAGCAGGATGACTCGGATGCTAGGGTCCGGATTGTGGCAGCAGGACTGTCTTTGGCTAATAGAATCAAGCTGTATTATTATGCCGATCCCTACGAGCTCGGAAAATGGGCGAGTCTTTCAGCTGTTTGA